A region of the Sphingobium yanoikuyae genome:
TTCGGCCGGCGTATGGTCCCACCAGTCCTTCAGGCCCACCTTGTCGAGCGCGGCCATGCCCATGTCATAGCGGGTCTTCTTGTCCTCGCCGCGATAAAGCAGGGGCAGCTCGACATTTTCGAGCGCGCTGGTGCGGGCGAGCAGGTTGAAGCCCTGGAAGACGAAGCCGAGATAGCGGCGGCGCAGCAGCGCGCGCTGATCGCGGTCCAGCGTCTCGACATGGCGGCCCTTGAACAGGAACTGCCCGCCCGATGGCACGTCGAGGCAGCCCAGTATGTTCATCGTCGTCGACTTGCCCGAGCCCGAAGGCCCCATGACGGCGACGAAATCACCCTGCTCGATATCGAGGTCGATGCCCTTGAGTGCCTGAAAGGCGGTGGGGCCGCTGCCGAAGATCTTGGTGATCCCCCGCAGCGAGATGATGGGATCGGCGGCCATGGGGTCAGGTTCCGCTCTGCCGGCCGGTGCCCCGGCTCTCCGCGCCGCCGCTGCCCTGGGGGGCGGCGGGCGTCGGGGCGACCGGGGCGGTCTGGGGCGCGGCATCGCCCGAATTGCCAAGCGACTTGACGCTGGCGGGGCTGCCGTCGGCGGCGGGATTGCGCGGGCGATCCTTCGTGTCGCCAGCGGCGGGGTCTGCCTTCTGGTCCTCGGCGGGCTGCTGCGCGCCGGCGGCAAGCTGGCCGGTGATGACCTTCATGCCGGGCTTCAGGTCGCCGCCGGTGATGACGGTGCGCGATCCGTCGCTGGCGCCGACGGTCACCTGGATCGCCTTGGGATCGCCCTTTTCGTCGAGGACATAGAGGGTCTGGCTGCTACCCGCGCCGAAATTGACCTGTCGGTTGGCACCGCTGCGGCGCATGCGGCCGGGGCCGGGCAGGACGCTGGTGATGCCGCCGCCCGATCCGGCGCCGCTGCTGGGCTTGAAGCGGAGCGCGCTGTTGGGGACGAGCAGCACATCATGCAGTTCCTGGGTCACGATGTCGGCGGTCGCGGTCATGCCCGGACGCAGGGTTTCGTCCGCATTATCGACCGACAGCACGGCGGTATAGGCGACGACCGTGCCGGTCGAGCTGCTGGTCGTGCTAGTCGAGGACGAGGAGGACGAGCTGCTGCTGGAGCTGTTCGATCCGACATTCACCCGCGTGACCTTTGCCGGGAAGGTGCTGCCGGGGAAGGCGTCGACGGCGAAATTGGCGGTCTGGCCTTCCTTGACCTGGCCGACATCGGCTTCGTCCACCGATACCTCGACCTCCATCTTGGTGAGATCCTCGGCGATGGTGAACAGCACCGGCGCATTGAGCGAGGCGGCGACGGTCTGGCCCGGTTCGATGTCGCGCGACAGGACCACGCCGGTGACGGGCGAGACGATCTGGGCGATCGACAGGTTGGTCTGGGCGGTCGACAGCTGGGCGCGCGAGACATTCACCTGCGCCTGCGCCGAACGAAGATTGGCGAGCGCGCCATTATAGTCGGCGCGGGCCGAATCCAGTTCGGTCTTGGCCGGCACCTTGCCACCCGAACGCTGATAGACGTTGAGCTGACGATCGAGCGTCGCCTTGGCCAGCGCGACCTGCGCCTGCGCCTGGGCGACGCCAGCCTGGGAGGAGGCGACCTGAGCCTGCGTCTGGTTGATCGTGTCGACCAGGCGGCGGGTGTCCAGTTCGGCGAGCTTCTGCCCCTTGGTCACGCGATCATTGACGTCGACATAGACGGCGGTGATCTTGCCCGACTGTTCGGACCCCACATCGACCTGGTTGATCGGCTTCAAATTGCCGGTCGCCGATACGCTGACCGTCAGGTCGCCCTGGCGCGCCTCGCGGGTGGCATAATTGGGCTTGTCATCGCCGGCAAAGCAGCGGGCGACAAGCAGGACCAGGATCAGCAGCACGACGCCGATAATTCCGCGCATCATCCACTTGCGATACGGCTTTTCCGGCTTGGCGCCCAGAAAGTCGTTGAGATCCTGGTCGGGGCTGGCGTCATTGCTCATGGGGGCGGTCATCCATATTCTGCCAGCCGCCACCCAGCGCATTATAGAGCTGGGCGATGGCCAGGATCTCGTCCGATTGGGCGCTGGCAAGGCTGTTGCGGGCGTTCAGCAACGTGGTTTCGCTGCTGGACAGGGTCTGGAAGTCGATCAGGCCGGACTGATACTGGCTGCGCGCCAGGATCGCGGCATTGTTCGACGCTTCATAGGCGGTGGCGAACTCGACCTTGCGTCGGCGGGCACTGTCGAGCGAGGCCATGCCATTTTCGACATCCTCCAGCGCGCCGAGGACGCTCTGCTTGTAGGCGGCGAAGGCGGCATCGGTCGCCGCCTTCTGCGCGCGGACCTGCGAGGCGAGGCGGCCACCATCGAAGATGGTCTGGGCGACATTGGCAAAGACGCCGCCGGTGATGAGGTCGAACAGATCCTTGAAGGCGTTCGACGTGGTGCCGATGTTGCCGCTGATGCCGAACGAGGGATAGAGCTGTGCCTGGGCGACGCCGATCCGCGCGGTGGCGGCGGCCAGCGCCCGTTCGGCGGACCGCACATCGGGTCGCTGGCGCAGCGTATCGGCCGGAATGCCGGTGGCGATGTCGGTGGCGGCGGTGGGGATCGGTGTCGGCGTTTCCAGCGCGCGGGTCGCGTCGCCCGGCGCCTGGCCGGTCAGCACGGCGATGCGGTTGAGGCTGCCCTTCAGGCTGGCTTCGAGCTGGGGGATGGTGGCGTTGGTCTGGGCGAGCTGGGCTCTGGCCTGCTGCTCGTCGAGCGAGGAGACCAGCCCGGCCTGCAACCGCCAGCGGGCGATGTCGTAATTGTCCTGCTGCACCTTCTGCGTCTCGCGGGCGATGCGCAGCTGCTCCTGCGATGCGCGCGCCTGAACATAGTTGGTGACCAGTTCGGAAATGATGGTCATCCGCACATTGGCGAGGTCATAGCCGGACGCGGCAAGATCGGCCCGCGCCGCTTCGGCCGAGCGCGACAATTCGCCGAACAGGTCGATCTGCCAGCTGGCATTGGCGCCGGCCGAATAGCTGCTGGACCAGTTGCTGGCGCCGGTGGAGATGACGTTGCCGCTGTCGTCGACACGCGTGCCGCCGGCCTGACTGCGGTAATTCTTGCCGCCGCTGGCCGATCCGTTCACCTGCGGCAGGAAGGCGGCATTGGCCTGGCGCAGGGATTCCCGCGCCTGCCGCAGCCGTGCCTGCGCCTGGACGATGTCCAGGTTGCCGGCGATCGCCTGATCGATCAGGCCGGTCAGCGTCGGATCGTTGAGCCGCGTCCACCAGGTGGCGAGGGTGGCGTCGTCCAGCGCGGCGCCGCTGCCCTGGCTATAGCCGGCAGGCACGCCCAGCGCGGCGGATTGCGGCGCGTGATAGTTCGGCCCCGCCGCGCAGGCGGACAGTGCAAGCACCGATCCCGTGAGCCATGCAATGCGATATCGCACCTTTTCCTTGCACTCCGTCGTCGTTAAAGGGGCCAGCAATATTCCCCCGGAGAGACAGGGGGCAGGTGTATCAGGTCGTTACGTGCCGAAAAGCAATGTACGCCTCAATGCCATATATGTCTCAAAGTGTAACGTGCGTGAATTCCCGTGTTTTTCTCCGGAAAGACACCAGTAGATCAGAGGATGGAAGATGAGGGCATTTCTTTTCCCGGGCCAGGGTAGCCAGTCGGTCGGCATGGGCAAGGCGCTGGCTGAGGCAAGCCCGGCGGCAAAGGAACTGTTCCAGGAAGTCGATGACGCCCTGTCGCAGCATCTGTTCCGCATCATGGTGGAAGGCCCCGAGAGCGACCTGACCCTGACCGAGAATGCCCAGCCGGCGATCATGGCCAATGCGCTCGCCACGCTGCGCGTGATGCAGAAGGAAGGCGGCTTCAGCCTGGCTGACAAGGGTGATTATGTCGCAGGCCACTCGCTGGGTGAATATAGTGCGCTCTGCGCGGTCGAGGCGTTCGATCTTGGCACCACCGCCCGCCTGCTCAAGCTGCGCGGTCAGGCGATGCAGGCCGCCGTGCCGGTGGGCGAGGGTGCGATGGCCGCGCTGCTGGGCGCCGACATCGAAAAGGCACAGGCGCTGGCCGATGCCGCTGCCGAGGGCGAAGTCTGCACCGTCGCCAACGACAATGATCCCAGCCAGGTCGTCATTTCCGGCCACAAGGGCGCGATCGAGCGCGCCGTCGCGCTGGTTAAGGATTATGGCATCAAGCGCGGCGTGCTGCTGCCGGTGTCGGCGCCCTTCCACTGCCCGCTGATGCAGCCGGCTGCCGATGCGATGGCGGAAGCGCTCGCCAAGGCGACGATCAACGCGCCGCTGCTGCCGGTCTATGCCAATGTGCTGGCCGCGCCGATCAGCGACCCGACCGACATTCGCGAGCGTCTGGTCGAGCAGGTCACCGGTCGCGTCCGCTGGCGCGAGTCGATCGGCGCGATGTGGGACGCGGGCGTCACCGATTTCGTCGAACTGGGCGGCAAGGTGCTCGGCCCGATGGTCAAGCGCATCGCGCCGGACGCCACCGTGCGCAGCGTGGTGACGATGGACGATATCGAGGCGGTGCTGGGCGCGCTGTGAGCGAGAGCCCGGTCCTTACCCACCGTGACGGGGCCGTCCTGACGGTCACGCTGAACCTGCCCGACCGGCGCAACCCGATCTCCGATCCGGCGATGGTGGATGCGCTGTGCGACGTGTTCGAGGCGGCGGACCGGGACGCGGGCATCCATGTTGCGATCCTGACCGGGGCGGGCAGTGCCTTCTCCTCGGGTGGCGATCTCAACGCGATGCGGCCGGATGCCGGCGGGCTGCGCGCCAGCCTGCCGGCGCAGACGCGGCGCAATTATCGTGCGGGCATCCAGCGCCTGCCTCTGCTGTTCCAGGCGATCGAGCTGCCAGTGATCGCGGCGGTCAATGGCCCGGCGATCGGCGCGGGGCTGGACCTGGCCTGCATGTGCGACCTGCGCATCGCGGGGCAAAGCGCGCGCTTTGCCGAAAGCTTCGTGAAGCTAGGCCTGGTGTCGGGCGATGGCGGGGCCTGGTTGCTGCCGCGCATCATCGGCTTTTCCAAGGCGTCGCAACTCTCGCTGACCGGCGAAACGATCGACGCGGGCGAGGCACTGCGGATCGGGCTGGTCGGCGATGTGGTGCCCGACGCGGACCTTATGAAGGTGGCGCGGGCGCAGGCCGATGCGATCGCCGCCAACCCGCCGCATGCGACACGGATGACCAAGCGGCTGCTGCGCGCGGCGCAGACGGCTGAACTATCACAGACACTGGAAATGGCGGGCGCCATGCAGGCGCTGGCCCACGCGACCGCGGATCATGACGAGGCGATCGACGCCTTCTTCGACCGCCGGCCGCCACACTTCAAGGGAGACTAGAATGTTCGATCTGACGGGAATGACCGCGCTGGTGACGGGCGCTTCGGGGGGCATTGGTTCCTCCATCGCCAAGGCGCTGGCCGCGCAGGGCGCCACGCTGGCGCTGTCGGGCAGCAATGAGGAGAAGCTCAAGGCCTTCGCCGCCGAACTGGGCGGCGATCACAAGACCTTGGTCTGCAACCTGTCCGATCCGGCCGCCGTCGACGCGTTGGTGCCGCAGGCGGTGGAAGCGCTGGGCGGCAAGATCGACATCCTGGTCAACAATGCCGGCATCACCCGCGACAACCTGATCCTGCGCATGAAGGACGAGGAATGGTCGCAGGTTATCGCGGTCAATCTGGAAGCCGCCTTCCGCCTGTGCCGCGCCGCCGCCAAGCCGATGATGAAGGCGCGCTTTGGCCGCATCATCTCGATCACCTCGGTCGTGGGCGTCACCGGCAATCCGGGCCAGTCCAACTATTGCGCGTCGAAGGCCGGCATCATCGGCATGTCGAAGTCGCTGGGCCAGGAACTGGCGAGCCGCGGTATCACGGTGAACTGCGTGGCGCCCGGCTTCATCCGGTCGGCCATGACCGATGCGCTGAACGATGCCCAGAAGGGCACGATCCTGGCCAAGATCCCGGCCGGCGATCTGGGCGATGGCGACGATATCGGCGCAGCAGTCGCCTATCTGGCGAGCAAGGAGGCGGGCTATGTCAACGGCCAGACCCTGCACGTCAACGGCGGCATGGCGATGATCTGACTGAAGTCCCGGTCAGGCGATCTTTGTCCGGCCGGGCAGATTATAAGCGAGCGCGCCGTCCAGCAGGATGGCGCGCCGCATCGCCAGCGCCAGCACCGCGATCGCGGCGATCAGGTTGACCGGCACATGGGTCCATTCCGACACGGCCCGGCCGAATAGCGGCGCCATCCAGGCATAGGCCAGCCAGCTTCGTTCCCAGCTTAGCGCGCCGCGCTTGCCCATGTCGGCGGCGACGAAGGCGATCGCCATCCCCAGCAGCACATAGTCATAATCGAGCACATAGGGTGTGCAGAGCAGGGCGGCGCTGAGCGCAGCGGCGCCCCGCACTTCCATCGTCCCACGGCGGGCGACCAGCGCGGCGATGCCGATGGCGATGGCTGTCACCAGGCCCTGCACCACATAGGCGGCTGGAATGCTGCCGCCCCATTGGCGAATGGCGGCAAAGGGGCTTTGGATCTTTTCCCAGCCGGTGGCACCATTTTCGATGATGATATGCTGCGTCAGGGGCAGAGAATCGATGAACGCCTGCCACACCGGCCAGCCCCAGATCAGCAATGTCAGCAGGCACAGGCCGGCCGAGGTCAGACCGGCGGCCAGGAAGGCGCGGGCATTGCCGCGTGCGATGATCAGCACAGGGATCAGCACCGCAAATTGCGGTTTGTAGACCAATGCGCCCAGCAGCATGCCGGCGATCCAGGGACGTCGGTCGAGCAGGGCCATGCCGCCGCCCAGCAGGCCGGCGGTCATGAACGCATTCTGGCCATGGCCCAGGCACACCATCACCACCGGCGCACCGAGCGCGATGAGCAGCGCGTCGCGCTGACCCAGCAGGACATGGCGGACGACCATCAGCGCGCCGGCCAGCGTCAGTCCCTGCCACAGCAGCAGGGCAGGGGTGTAGGGGATTTGCGCCAGCAACGTGGCCAGGATCAGGAAGGGCGGGGGATAGTGCCAGCCATAGAAAGGGATGGCGGGATCATGATGGATCGCCTTCTGCACTTCATGATGGGCGGGCCAGTTCCATGCCTGGGCGGCCTGGCCATGGTCGGCCATCCATCCCGCCGTCCAGACGTTGGAGAAGTCCGTGCCAAGCGGCCGGCCGAGCGAATCTACCGTGCCATGCGCCGTCGCGAACAGGTAGGTGAGGCCGATCAGCGTCGCAGCCAGCATCAGCCAGGCGGTCATTCGGACCCGTTCGGGGGTGATGAACTGGTCGGGGCACAGGCGGTCGATCATCGCTGTTGACTGGCACAAGCGGCTGAAATTTTGGTAAACAACCCGTTGTTTCCGGGTTTTTTCCGGCTTTTTATTGCCGAAACGCACCTGTTCCTCCATCTAGGGGCTTGGCGGGCTTCCCTCTTGCCTCTATCGGGGCTTGGCACTAGGGCAATGCCTTAACGGTTATTCAGAACCACCAACGATACCCAGTAAGAAGGACCACTCATGAGTGAGACCGCGGATCGCGTAAAGAAAATCGTCGTCGAGCATCTGGGCGTCGAAGCCGAGAAGGTGACCGAGGACGCCAGCTTCATCGACGATCTGGGCGCAGACAGCCTGGACATCGTTGAACTGGTGATGGCGTTCGAAGAAGAATTCGGCGTCGAAATCCCGGACGATGCGGCTGAGAAGATCGCCACCGTCAAGGACGCGATCGACTATATCGACAGCAAGGCCTAAGGGCTTCGCGGCCTGCCCTCAGTGGCGGGCCGCCCTCCTTGCACAAGGATTGGCTCCTCCTGTCCGGTGATCCCGGAGCTTGGGGAGCCTTTTCGTATCTGGCCTGCCGTTCACAAGTGCGTGTGGAACGCCTAGATGAGCGGCACGGAACCAAAAATTGGAATTTCGGAGCAAGCATATGCGTCGCGTCGTCGTAACCGGCCTTGGCATGGTAAGCCCGCTTGGCGGGGATGTCGAAACCACCTGGAAGAACATCATCGCGTCGAAATCCGGCGCGGCGACGATCACCCGCTTCGACGCCACCGATTACAAGTGCCGCATCGCCTGCGAAGTGAAGCCGGCGGATCATGAATATGGCTATGACGCCTCGCTGGACGTCGACCACAAGATCCAGCGCCAGGTCGATCCGTTCATCGTCTATGGCATTTCCGCCGCCAGCCAGGCGCTGCGCGACGCGGGCCTGGACAATATGTCGGAAGAAGAGCGCCTGCGCGCCGGCTGCTCGATCGGTTCGGGCATCGGCGGCCTGCCGGGCATCGAAAGCGAATCGCTGGTGCTGGCCAACAAGGGCCCCAACCGGGTTTCGCCGCACTTCGTCCATGGCCGCCTGATCAACCTGATCTCGGGCCAGGTCTCGATCAAGTACGGCCTGATGGGTCCGAACCATGCCGTCGTCACCGCCTGTTCGACCGGCGCCCACTCGATCGGCGACGCTGCGCGCATGATCGCGATGGACGATGCTGACGTGATGCTGGCGGGTGGCGCGGAAAGCGCGATCTGCCCGATCGGCATTGCCGGCTTCGCCCAGGCGCGTGCGCTCTCGACCGGCTTCAACGACACGCCGGAAAAGGCGTCGCGTCCCTATGACGTCAACCGTGACGGCTTCGTCATGGGCGAAGGCGCGGGCGTGGTCGTGCTGGAAGAATATGAGCGGGCCAAGGCGCGCGGCGCGAAAATCTATGCCGAAGTCATCGGCTATGGCCTGACCGGCGACGCCTATCATGTCACCGCGCCGCACCCGGAAGGCAATGGCGGTTTCCGTTCGATGCAGATGGCGCTCAAGCGCTCGGGCCTCAGCCTGGAAGATATCGACTATGTGAACGCGCATGGCAC
Encoded here:
- a CDS encoding ABC transporter ATP-binding protein translates to MAADPIISLRGITKIFGSGPTAFQALKGIDLDIEQGDFVAVMGPSGSGKSTTMNILGCLDVPSGGQFLFKGRHVETLDRDQRALLRRRYLGFVFQGFNLLARTSALENVELPLLYRGEDKKTRYDMGMAALDKVGLKDWWDHTPAELSGGQQQRVAIARAIVTQPDVLLADEPTGNLDSERSVEIMQLLTDLNQNSGITVLMVTHEPDMAEFARTIVHFKDGLVERVDKGQGGPQKGAVG
- a CDS encoding efflux RND transporter periplasmic adaptor subunit, which produces MSNDASPDQDLNDFLGAKPEKPYRKWMMRGIIGVVLLILVLLVARCFAGDDKPNYATREARQGDLTVSVSATGNLKPINQVDVGSEQSGKITAVYVDVNDRVTKGQKLAELDTRRLVDTINQTQAQVASSQAGVAQAQAQVALAKATLDRQLNVYQRSGGKVPAKTELDSARADYNGALANLRSAQAQVNVSRAQLSTAQTNLSIAQIVSPVTGVVLSRDIEPGQTVAASLNAPVLFTIAEDLTKMEVEVSVDEADVGQVKEGQTANFAVDAFPGSTFPAKVTRVNVGSNSSSSSSSSSSSTSTTSSSTGTVVAYTAVLSVDNADETLRPGMTATADIVTQELHDVLLVPNSALRFKPSSGAGSGGGITSVLPGPGRMRRSGANRQVNFGAGSSQTLYVLDEKGDPKAIQVTVGASDGSRTVITGGDLKPGMKVITGQLAAGAQQPAEDQKADPAAGDTKDRPRNPAADGSPASVKSLGNSGDAAPQTAPVAPTPAAPQGSGGAESRGTGRQSGT
- a CDS encoding efflux transporter outer membrane subunit, encoding MRYRIAWLTGSVLALSACAAGPNYHAPQSAALGVPAGYSQGSGAALDDATLATWWTRLNDPTLTGLIDQAIAGNLDIVQAQARLRQARESLRQANAAFLPQVNGSASGGKNYRSQAGGTRVDDSGNVISTGASNWSSSYSAGANASWQIDLFGELSRSAEAARADLAASGYDLANVRMTIISELVTNYVQARASQEQLRIARETQKVQQDNYDIARWRLQAGLVSSLDEQQARAQLAQTNATIPQLEASLKGSLNRIAVLTGQAPGDATRALETPTPIPTAATDIATGIPADTLRQRPDVRSAERALAAATARIGVAQAQLYPSFGISGNIGTTSNAFKDLFDLITGGVFANVAQTIFDGGRLASQVRAQKAATDAAFAAYKQSVLGALEDVENGMASLDSARRRKVEFATAYEASNNAAILARSQYQSGLIDFQTLSSSETTLLNARNSLASAQSDEILAIAQLYNALGGGWQNMDDRPHEQ
- the fabD gene encoding ACP S-malonyltransferase, whose protein sequence is MRAFLFPGQGSQSVGMGKALAEASPAAKELFQEVDDALSQHLFRIMVEGPESDLTLTENAQPAIMANALATLRVMQKEGGFSLADKGDYVAGHSLGEYSALCAVEAFDLGTTARLLKLRGQAMQAAVPVGEGAMAALLGADIEKAQALADAAAEGEVCTVANDNDPSQVVISGHKGAIERAVALVKDYGIKRGVLLPVSAPFHCPLMQPAADAMAEALAKATINAPLLPVYANVLAAPISDPTDIRERLVEQVTGRVRWRESIGAMWDAGVTDFVELGGKVLGPMVKRIAPDATVRSVVTMDDIEAVLGAL
- a CDS encoding crotonase/enoyl-CoA hydratase family protein; translation: MSESPVLTHRDGAVLTVTLNLPDRRNPISDPAMVDALCDVFEAADRDAGIHVAILTGAGSAFSSGGDLNAMRPDAGGLRASLPAQTRRNYRAGIQRLPLLFQAIELPVIAAVNGPAIGAGLDLACMCDLRIAGQSARFAESFVKLGLVSGDGGAWLLPRIIGFSKASQLSLTGETIDAGEALRIGLVGDVVPDADLMKVARAQADAIAANPPHATRMTKRLLRAAQTAELSQTLEMAGAMQALAHATADHDEAIDAFFDRRPPHFKGD
- the fabG gene encoding 3-oxoacyl-[acyl-carrier-protein] reductase; translation: MFDLTGMTALVTGASGGIGSSIAKALAAQGATLALSGSNEEKLKAFAAELGGDHKTLVCNLSDPAAVDALVPQAVEALGGKIDILVNNAGITRDNLILRMKDEEWSQVIAVNLEAAFRLCRAAAKPMMKARFGRIISITSVVGVTGNPGQSNYCASKAGIIGMSKSLGQELASRGITVNCVAPGFIRSAMTDALNDAQKGTILAKIPAGDLGDGDDIGAAVAYLASKEAGYVNGQTLHVNGGMAMI
- a CDS encoding glycosyltransferase family 87 protein, with translation MIDRLCPDQFITPERVRMTAWLMLAATLIGLTYLFATAHGTVDSLGRPLGTDFSNVWTAGWMADHGQAAQAWNWPAHHEVQKAIHHDPAIPFYGWHYPPPFLILATLLAQIPYTPALLLWQGLTLAGALMVVRHVLLGQRDALLIALGAPVVMVCLGHGQNAFMTAGLLGGGMALLDRRPWIAGMLLGALVYKPQFAVLIPVLIIARGNARAFLAAGLTSAGLCLLTLLIWGWPVWQAFIDSLPLTQHIIIENGATGWEKIQSPFAAIRQWGGSIPAAYVVQGLVTAIAIGIAALVARRGTMEVRGAAALSAALLCTPYVLDYDYVLLGMAIAFVAADMGKRGALSWERSWLAYAWMAPLFGRAVSEWTHVPVNLIAAIAVLALAMRRAILLDGALAYNLPGRTKIA
- a CDS encoding acyl carrier protein is translated as MSETADRVKKIVVEHLGVEAEKVTEDASFIDDLGADSLDIVELVMAFEEEFGVEIPDDAAEKIATVKDAIDYIDSKA
- the fabF gene encoding beta-ketoacyl-ACP synthase II, whose amino-acid sequence is MRRVVVTGLGMVSPLGGDVETTWKNIIASKSGAATITRFDATDYKCRIACEVKPADHEYGYDASLDVDHKIQRQVDPFIVYGISAASQALRDAGLDNMSEEERLRAGCSIGSGIGGLPGIESESLVLANKGPNRVSPHFVHGRLINLISGQVSIKYGLMGPNHAVVTACSTGAHSIGDAARMIAMDDADVMLAGGAESAICPIGIAGFAQARALSTGFNDTPEKASRPYDVNRDGFVMGEGAGVVVLEEYERAKARGAKIYAEVIGYGLTGDAYHVTAPHPEGNGGFRSMQMALKRSGLSLEDIDYVNAHGTSTPLGDELELGAVKRLFGDHLGSMSMSSTKSAIGHLLGGAGAVESIFCILAMRDQIVPPTLNLDEPSESCKGVDLVPHVAKERKVRAVLNNSFGFGGTNASLIMKAI